A window of Phycobacter azelaicus contains these coding sequences:
- a CDS encoding helix-turn-helix domain-containing protein, protein MTDRDPKTLISIARAGGDSAQAEPLDLGARVRELRKARDWTLEHAANQAGLARSTLSKIENGQMSPTYDALKKLAVGLEISVPQLFTPPQREQVNGRMTITKSGEGSAQATATYEHELLADGLTRKQMLPYRARVRARSMEEFDGWVRHDGEEFLYVLTGVIRLYTEFYEPVEMRRGDSAYYDAAMGHNVISVSPEDATILWVTSLS, encoded by the coding sequence ATGACGGATCGCGACCCCAAAACCCTGATCAGCATTGCCCGCGCAGGCGGCGACAGCGCCCAGGCGGAACCCCTGGATCTTGGCGCGCGCGTGCGCGAGTTACGCAAGGCACGTGACTGGACCCTGGAGCATGCCGCCAATCAGGCTGGATTGGCCCGATCGACCCTGTCCAAGATTGAGAACGGACAGATGTCCCCAACCTATGACGCCCTCAAGAAACTCGCAGTTGGGCTAGAGATTTCTGTTCCGCAACTTTTCACGCCGCCGCAACGCGAGCAGGTGAATGGGCGGATGACAATTACCAAGTCCGGAGAGGGCTCAGCGCAGGCCACGGCCACATACGAGCACGAACTTCTTGCGGATGGGCTGACTCGCAAGCAGATGTTGCCGTACCGGGCGCGTGTACGTGCGCGGTCGATGGAAGAGTTTGACGGCTGGGTGCGTCATGACGGGGAAGAGTTTCTGTACGTGCTGACGGGCGTGATCCGGCTTTATACCGAGTTTTACGAGCCGGTTGAGATGCGGCGCGGCGACAGCGCCTATTACGATGCGGCCATGGGCCACAACGTGATTTCGGTCAGCCCCGAGGATGCGACCATTCTGTGGGTGACGTCTCTGTCTTAA